Proteins from a single region of Candidatus Methanoperedens sp.:
- a CDS encoding DUF2769 domain-containing protein — MMIVQDTEDNRMKCICPDCPSYPHDCKGEILYCGRGNSACEISIRGCNCVNCPVYYEYKLEGLYFCDKEEAGESNTLMRRKRSSEDDSFYRTVVGIKDMAARGESTVAAMGSLKKLPFSLDELHFIPAQVEKIPLNMDDDVNTEVCIGPDAKNPLKVSSPLLISGMSFGAVSKNVRLVIAQAASRLKIGFNSGEGGILDDELSIARDYLIAQYATGRFGINEDMLKHAAAIEIRFGEGAYPGKGSYLPASKVTPEIAGMRGLKIGEAAYSPAHHTDITTVQELKEKVSWLRDLTGGIPVGAKLGCGNIEKDIRALVDAGVDFIALDGFGGGTGATDLYVRENVGIPIFAALPRAFKLLSDLGVKDNISLIAGGGLRTSADFARCLALGADAVYIGTSALIAINCEQYRICYTGLCPTGVTTTNPVLVKRVNIEKSVGKLSNFINVCTREIANLTRIVGKDDVNELDSNDLVSMNRELAILTGTRWLNGEYLK; from the coding sequence ATGATGATAGTTCAGGATACTGAAGATAACAGGATGAAATGCATTTGCCCGGATTGCCCGAGTTATCCTCACGACTGCAAAGGGGAGATTCTTTACTGCGGCAGGGGTAATAGTGCCTGCGAGATCAGCATCAGAGGATGCAATTGTGTAAATTGCCCTGTTTATTATGAATACAAGCTGGAAGGGTTGTATTTTTGTGATAAAGAAGAAGCCGGGGAAAGCAATACTTTGATGCGCAGGAAAAGGTCTTCTGAAGATGATTCCTTTTACCGGACAGTAGTGGGAATTAAAGATATGGCAGCAAGGGGAGAAAGCACAGTAGCCGCAATGGGATCATTGAAAAAACTCCCATTCTCTCTTGATGAACTGCATTTTATTCCCGCGCAGGTGGAAAAGATCCCTTTAAATATGGATGATGACGTAAACACTGAAGTTTGCATCGGGCCTGATGCGAAAAACCCGTTAAAAGTTTCATCCCCCCTTCTGATCTCAGGGATGAGTTTCGGAGCAGTTTCAAAGAATGTCAGGCTGGTAATCGCGCAGGCAGCTTCAAGGTTAAAGATTGGCTTCAACTCAGGCGAAGGCGGGATTCTGGATGATGAACTCAGTATCGCCCGTGATTATCTTATTGCCCAGTATGCTACAGGCCGGTTCGGCATTAATGAAGACATGTTGAAGCATGCCGCTGCTATAGAGATCAGGTTTGGGGAAGGAGCATATCCGGGTAAAGGGAGTTATCTGCCTGCAAGTAAAGTCACTCCTGAGATTGCGGGGATGAGAGGCTTAAAGATCGGTGAAGCTGCATATTCACCTGCACACCATACCGACATAACCACAGTGCAGGAACTTAAAGAAAAAGTTTCCTGGCTGCGTGATCTCACAGGCGGTATTCCCGTCGGTGCAAAACTGGGATGCGGCAATATCGAAAAAGATATCCGGGCCCTGGTTGATGCCGGGGTTGATTTTATTGCACTTGATGGTTTTGGCGGAGGTACAGGGGCCACGGATCTTTATGTGAGGGAAAACGTTGGAATTCCGATTTTTGCAGCCCTGCCACGTGCTTTTAAATTACTTTCTGACCTCGGTGTCAAAGATAATATTTCTCTCATCGCAGGAGGAGGCTTACGCACTTCTGCTGATTTTGCCAGATGCCTTGCGCTTGGTGCGGATGCTGTTTACATAGGCACATCTGCATTGATCGCTATCAATTGTGAGCAGTACAGGATCTGTTATACCGGCCTGTGCCCGACAGGTGTGACCACCACAAATCCGGTACTTGTAAAGCGGGTAAATATTGAAAAAAGTGTTGGAAAACTATCCAATTTTATTAATGTATGTACCAGGGAAATAGCTAACCTGACCAGGATCGTGGGAAAAGATGATGTCAACGAGCTTGATAGCAATGATCTTGTTTCAATGAACAGGGAACTGGCAATCCTTACTGGTACCAGATGGTTAAATGGGGAATATTTAAAATAA
- a CDS encoding c-type cytochrome codes for MVWFPIFATFGFILAIKFFQPYFLSDAVYLTFGRIRPSHVNGVLFGFVSSGLIGGMFWAIPRLVNTPIFSARLAKMAAIMWNGTLVGGILLILFFGQTQGREYAELPWIADVFIMLTLLLILYNILATLSRRVEKKLYVSTWYYTGTFLWFPILYFIGNVMWRPSTGAITGITDSIFNWYYGHNVLGLWFTTLGIATWYYAIPRMINRPLYSHLLSLISFFTIAFFYTGVGGHHLLQTPIPEWLKTIAVTTSVLMLVPVLTFIVNIGLTLRGSWSMFIENIPFRFIVAGFLMYFLTSLQGSLQALRSTNMYLHFSQWTVGHAHLAILGGFGFLAVGIIYWLVPKLTGIKIYSQRLMSISWWLAFVAFNIFFWAMTIAGLVANSAWWQNMHIQSVLLLLQPWYILRAMGGGMIVVAAYIFAFNVLMTFYTARENIASKPHVEKEHLKVTAVNSSKQHSSLQRKSQHTINVPIIVIGALSLFTLMTFMVVAMPYMAVSPGPSNISHPYTMQEEKGRVLYKSLGCFYCHSQFVRPQDWAIGRISEKGDYYYDSPHLLGTERTGPDLAQIGGMRPTQWHIIHDKDPRNTSPRSIMPKFEFLSEDELNSLVAYIQRLGGEDLEPANFHPAVPYEYSDKKQPYAPVMKEVVKYYDAENGTYNGSESTGLEFGSVFDDGKIIFTQKCLPCHGGSGNAQGPYARHVITQPANLHERIRTYLPEPGDAYHFWRVSEGVPGTAMPPWKLSMNETDRWKVALFEMSFATGATRTISGDFSDNEAMRFVNETNFSPPISGTWEQFESGKKLFALYCEQCHGKEGQGDGVASVLSKEGYISPVPANFTETGGDFEHYGQYVWKIREGVETTNMPPWKYVLSDDEVYRLIYYIQSFSTPDDYNTKWMQLYEDKYARNLKR; via the coding sequence TTGGTATGGTTCCCCATATTTGCCACGTTCGGGTTCATTCTTGCAATAAAATTCTTCCAGCCGTACTTTTTGAGTGATGCAGTCTATCTAACCTTTGGCAGGATTAGACCCTCCCATGTAAACGGTGTACTTTTCGGGTTTGTTTCTTCAGGTTTAATAGGAGGTATGTTCTGGGCGATTCCGAGGCTGGTAAACACACCGATCTTCAGTGCCAGGCTGGCAAAAATGGCAGCAATAATGTGGAATGGTACACTGGTCGGCGGAATACTGCTTATCCTCTTTTTCGGGCAAACCCAGGGCAGAGAATATGCTGAGCTTCCCTGGATTGCTGATGTTTTTATTATGCTCACTCTTCTTCTGATACTTTATAATATCTTAGCTACACTCAGCAGGAGGGTTGAGAAGAAGCTCTATGTTTCCACATGGTATTACACAGGTACTTTTCTATGGTTCCCAATCCTTTATTTCATCGGCAATGTGATGTGGAGACCTTCAACAGGCGCTATTACCGGCATTACCGATTCCATATTCAACTGGTACTATGGTCATAACGTTCTGGGGTTGTGGTTCACGACATTAGGAATAGCAACATGGTACTATGCTATCCCGCGTATGATAAACCGTCCTCTCTACAGCCACCTGCTTTCACTGATAAGTTTCTTCACCATAGCTTTTTTCTATACAGGCGTTGGCGGTCATCACCTTTTGCAGACCCCCATACCCGAGTGGCTCAAAACAATAGCGGTCACAACAAGCGTCTTGATGCTGGTTCCTGTTCTGACCTTTATAGTAAACATAGGCCTTACCCTTCGCGGCTCCTGGAGCATGTTCATCGAGAATATCCCGTTCAGGTTCATTGTAGCTGGTTTTCTCATGTATTTCCTTACCTCTCTCCAGGGAAGCCTGCAGGCATTGAGAAGCACAAATATGTACCTGCACTTCTCCCAGTGGACAGTCGGTCATGCGCATCTGGCGATCCTGGGTGGTTTTGGGTTTCTTGCAGTTGGTATAATATACTGGCTGGTTCCCAAGCTTACAGGCATTAAAATTTACAGCCAGAGGCTCATGAGCATAAGCTGGTGGCTCGCGTTTGTTGCATTTAACATATTTTTCTGGGCTATGACCATTGCAGGGCTTGTTGCAAACTCTGCCTGGTGGCAGAACATGCACATACAATCTGTTCTTCTGCTTCTCCAGCCATGGTATATACTCCGGGCTATGGGCGGCGGGATGATAGTGGTGGCCGCATATATTTTCGCTTTTAACGTCCTTATGACCTTCTATACAGCCCGTGAAAATATCGCCAGCAAGCCTCATGTGGAGAAAGAACACCTTAAAGTCACCGCGGTTAATAGTTCAAAGCAGCATTCCAGCCTCCAGAGAAAGTCCCAGCATACCATCAACGTACCGATCATAGTAATTGGAGCTCTCAGTCTTTTTACCCTGATGACCTTCATGGTCGTAGCAATGCCTTATATGGCTGTATCGCCAGGGCCCAGCAACATATCCCATCCCTATACCATGCAGGAAGAGAAAGGAAGGGTTTTATATAAAAGCCTGGGATGTTTTTACTGCCATTCCCAGTTTGTAAGACCCCAGGACTGGGCTATTGGCAGGATTTCAGAAAAGGGCGACTACTATTATGACTCTCCTCATTTATTAGGCACCGAGCGAACAGGTCCTGATCTTGCCCAGATCGGAGGTATGAGACCGACTCAGTGGCATATAATCCATGATAAAGACCCAAGGAATACCAGCCCCCGTTCGATTATGCCCAAATTTGAGTTCTTATCCGAAGATGAACTCAATTCCCTGGTTGCCTATATTCAAAGGCTGGGGGGAGAAGACCTGGAACCTGCGAATTTCCATCCCGCAGTCCCATATGAGTATTCGGATAAGAAACAGCCTTATGCTCCTGTTATGAAGGAGGTGGTAAAGTATTATGATGCTGAGAATGGTACATATAATGGAAGTGAGAGTACAGGGCTTGAATTTGGGTCGGTTTTTGATGATGGCAAAATAATTTTTACGCAGAAATGTCTTCCCTGCCACGGGGGGTCCGGGAACGCTCAGGGACCATATGCCAGACACGTCATAACCCAGCCAGCCAACCTTCATGAAAGGATCAGAACCTATCTGCCTGAACCAGGTGATGCTTACCATTTCTGGCGGGTGAGCGAAGGAGTTCCGGGAACAGCTATGCCTCCATGGAAGCTTTCTATGAATGAGACAGATAGATGGAAAGTTGCTCTTTTTGAGATGAGCTTCGCTACAGGTGCAACAAGGACTATAAGTGGCGACTTTTCTGATAACGAAGCAATGCGGTTTGTCAATGAAACGAATTTTTCTCCACCCATATCAGGCACCTGGGAGCAGTTTGAGTCAGGAAAAAAATTATTTGCGCTTTACTGCGAACAGTGTCATGGGAAAGAAGGACAGGGCGATGGAGTAGCCTCTGTCCTGAGCAAAGAAGGATATATTTCACCTGTGCCTGCTAATTTTACTGAGACCGGGGGTGATTTTGAACATTACGGGCAATATGTCTGGAAGATCAGGGAAGGGGTAGAAACTACAAATATGCCGCCATGGAAATATGTTTTAAGTGATGATGAGGTCTACAGGCTGATTTATTATATCCAGAGCTTTTCAACTCCTGATGATTATAATACAAAGTGGATGCAGCTTTATGAAGATAAATATGCAAGAAATTTAAAGAGGTGA
- a CDS encoding cbb3-type cytochrome oxidase assembly protein gives MEEYMVAEFIMTFIIFLIFLGFLVWGIRTGQFTDVEAPKYRIFEEPEVSEKEDKKV, from the coding sequence ATGGAAGAGTACATGGTTGCCGAATTTATAATGACTTTTATTATATTCCTCATATTCCTGGGATTTTTAGTCTGGGGGATCAGAACAGGACAATTTACCGATGTTGAGGCTCCTAAATACAGAATATTCGAGGAACCCGAAGTATCTGAAAAAGAAGATAAGAAGGTTTAA
- a CDS encoding NAD(P)/FAD-dependent oxidoreductase: protein MKIAIAGAGISGAYLYRLLRNRGFDDVTLFEQEQPHKTSCGISPCAWGTSSGFEQLLEDTGLDPAKYVRMRFDHIIMDEMKIKAYAQTFDKPLLISDLLHGASVERSPVKIAEYDRVIDATGISRAYLPRIKNDMILPCVQYRIRSAESLGMSIKITRTGYAWIFPISRNEYHIGAGSLVIEPHNILKNLNWIKGDKREVLCGCAGKVRLTAPRSSMPYIFHNIWGVGETIGCVAPLAGEGIIPGMRSAQILVENWDDPSAYEHAIQKEFAWMEDERRVMDRLRKGAYIGIRDGWTLQKTTKILNMKLHLWEALKLLWRARK from the coding sequence ATGAAAATAGCGATAGCTGGCGCAGGAATATCAGGTGCATACCTGTACAGGCTCCTGCGCAACCGGGGATTCGATGACGTGACTTTATTCGAACAGGAACAACCGCACAAGACAAGCTGCGGCATAAGTCCATGCGCATGGGGTACTTCATCCGGGTTTGAACAGCTTTTAGAGGATACCGGGCTTGACCCGGCTAAATATGTCAGGATGCGATTCGACCATATTATAATGGATGAGATGAAAATAAAAGCATACGCGCAAACTTTTGATAAGCCGCTTCTTATATCCGATCTTTTGCATGGCGCTTCAGTAGAACGTTCGCCTGTAAAAATCGCAGAATACGACAGGGTCATCGATGCGACCGGGATTTCCCGTGCATATCTGCCCCGGATAAAAAATGATATGATCCTTCCCTGCGTCCAGTACCGTATTCGCAGTGCAGAGTCTCTTGGAATGAGTATTAAAATAACCAGAACAGGGTATGCGTGGATTTTTCCGATATCGAGAAACGAATACCATATAGGGGCAGGCAGTCTTGTGATTGAGCCCCATAATATTCTCAAAAACCTGAACTGGATTAAAGGCGATAAAAGAGAGGTGTTGTGCGGCTGTGCAGGTAAGGTACGCTTAACCGCCCCGCGCAGCAGCATGCCGTACATATTTCATAATATATGGGGAGTGGGAGAGACAATAGGATGCGTTGCTCCCCTTGCAGGCGAAGGCATAATACCGGGAATGAGAAGCGCGCAGATATTAGTAGAGAATTGGGATGATCCTTCTGCGTATGAACATGCGATACAGAAGGAATTTGCATGGATGGAAGATGAACGCAGGGTAATGGACAGATTAAGGAAAGGAGCATATATCGGTATAAGAGATGGCTGGACACTTCAAAAAACTACAAAGATATTGAACATGAAACTTCATCTATGGGAGGCTTTGAAGTTATTATGGAGGGCG